One segment of Niveibacterium microcysteis DNA contains the following:
- a CDS encoding SPFH domain-containing protein: MEFQSRSRVPLLVLAVLLLGAVIFGLAGTIGSGNVGVRTTLGVISSEAVTPGVYLKWPFISSISEFSAKEVAIDLQDLTPKAKDNLSLRDMDVSVYYKVADSQIPALQVKYAGQSVRDEHSGIWLPAQGVVMRIVRNAVYEEVARVDSLVMHTKRDEMAASIRRNVQAELDRNDPHVFTVTRVVIRAVVTDPSIEESIRAAVANQKKLEAMTIQTEIAKKQAEIRVTEAEGIARANKIIADSLTREYLQHEANQALQTFAEKGNTNTVVVPANMTSAPLINIPAHTGK; encoded by the coding sequence ATGGAGTTTCAATCGCGGAGTCGCGTTCCGTTGTTGGTGTTGGCGGTGCTCCTGCTCGGGGCGGTCATCTTTGGACTCGCCGGCACGATCGGTTCCGGCAACGTCGGTGTGCGCACCACGCTAGGGGTGATCTCCTCCGAGGCGGTGACCCCCGGCGTCTATCTGAAATGGCCCTTCATCTCGAGCATTTCAGAATTCAGCGCAAAAGAAGTCGCGATTGATCTGCAGGACCTGACGCCCAAGGCCAAGGACAACCTGAGCCTGCGCGACATGGATGTGAGCGTCTACTATAAGGTCGCCGATTCGCAGATCCCGGCCCTGCAGGTGAAGTACGCCGGCCAGTCGGTGCGCGATGAGCACTCGGGCATCTGGTTGCCGGCGCAGGGTGTGGTGATGCGCATCGTGCGCAATGCCGTGTATGAAGAAGTTGCCCGCGTTGACTCCCTGGTGATGCACACCAAGCGCGACGAGATGGCCGCATCGATCCGGCGCAATGTTCAGGCAGAACTGGATCGCAACGATCCGCATGTCTTCACCGTGACGCGTGTCGTGATCCGCGCTGTGGTGACGGACCCGTCGATCGAGGAGTCGATTCGCGCCGCGGTGGCGAACCAGAAGAAGCTCGAAGCGATGACGATCCAGACCGAAATCGCCAAGAAGCAGGCGGAGATCCGCGTCACCGAAGCCGAGGGCATCGCCCGCGCCAACAAGATCATCGCCGACAGCCTCACCCGAGAATACCTGCAGCACGAAGCCAATCAGGCGCTGCAGACCTTCGCCGAGAAGGGCAACACCAATACCGTCGTTGTGCCGGCCAACATGACGTCGGCACCGTTGATCAACATCCCGGCGCACACCGGCAAATGA
- a CDS encoding CapA family protein, giving the protein MSATKMLVAALSVLALVAPAKADTLRLMFVGDIMLDDGPGKTIAAGGDPLAEFDALLRGADFTIGNLECPVATTGKALDNKPWTFRADPSVMRVLKGRFDALGVANNHSGDYGREAFVETLKYVRAAGIASFGGGANLVEAHAPLWIEQKGLRIAVLAYNEFKPRSFEAGAKWPGIAWSEDSQVVADIKNARKAGADLVIPFMHWGWEHEPEPGPRQVELAHRMIDAGADVVVGGHPHVTQGASLYRGKPIIWSLGNFVFDGFNTAASTTGWVLRLDLDRQGASAFSVVVAHQDEAGTAHLSKDAAPCWRRGERVVSLSCGPATP; this is encoded by the coding sequence ATGAGCGCGACGAAGATGCTTGTGGCGGCGCTGTCGGTGCTTGCACTGGTCGCGCCGGCTAAGGCGGATACGCTTCGCCTGATGTTCGTCGGCGACATCATGCTGGACGACGGTCCGGGTAAGACGATTGCCGCCGGCGGTGACCCGCTGGCCGAGTTCGATGCGCTGCTGCGCGGCGCCGACTTTACGATCGGCAACCTGGAGTGTCCGGTCGCGACGACTGGCAAGGCGCTCGACAACAAGCCCTGGACCTTTCGCGCCGATCCGTCCGTGATGCGCGTGCTGAAAGGCCGCTTCGATGCACTTGGGGTTGCCAACAACCATTCGGGCGATTACGGCCGTGAGGCGTTCGTCGAAACCCTCAAGTATGTGCGCGCGGCGGGTATCGCGAGTTTTGGTGGCGGCGCCAATCTGGTCGAGGCCCACGCGCCGTTGTGGATTGAACAGAAGGGCCTGCGCATCGCGGTGTTGGCCTACAACGAATTCAAGCCGCGCAGTTTCGAGGCGGGTGCGAAGTGGCCCGGCATTGCGTGGAGCGAGGATAGCCAGGTCGTTGCGGACATCAAGAATGCGCGCAAGGCGGGCGCGGATCTGGTGATCCCCTTTATGCACTGGGGCTGGGAGCACGAGCCTGAGCCCGGTCCGCGCCAGGTTGAACTTGCGCACCGGATGATCGACGCGGGCGCCGATGTGGTCGTGGGTGGGCATCCGCATGTCACGCAGGGTGCGAGCCTTTACCGCGGCAAGCCGATCATCTGGAGCCTCGGTAACTTCGTCTTCGACGGTTTCAATACGGCCGCGTCGACAACCGGCTGGGTGTTGCGGCTCGATCTCGATCGTCAAGGCGCTTCAGCGTTCAGCGTTGTGGTCGCGCATCAGGATGAGGCGGGTACCGCCCATCTGTCGAAGGACGCAGCGCCGTGCTGGCGGCGTGGCGAGCGAGTGGTTTCGCTGAGTTGCGGACCAGCGACGCCTTGA
- a CDS encoding DUF3302 domain-containing protein, translating to MSPEMEDKVANFLAWFILIALPPGAIALFWLVHILPEKVAHKKHHPQTEGITTLCLLSLVFGGLLWPIAWLWAYTKPIGYKMAYGTDKHDDYYLEHGEKLSAAVDDDVVRKDIAHLKEELDQMAKVRKLSPELEAIRAQLSARSQGGAV from the coding sequence ATGTCACCCGAAATGGAAGACAAGGTTGCCAACTTTCTTGCGTGGTTCATCCTGATCGCTTTGCCGCCCGGCGCGATTGCGCTTTTCTGGCTGGTACACATCCTTCCGGAAAAGGTGGCGCACAAGAAACACCATCCGCAAACCGAAGGCATCACAACCTTGTGCCTGCTCTCGCTGGTTTTCGGTGGTCTGCTGTGGCCGATTGCGTGGCTGTGGGCCTATACCAAGCCGATCGGCTACAAGATGGCCTACGGCACCGACAAACACGACGACTACTATCTTGAACACGGCGAGAAGCTCTCCGCCGCAGTTGATGACGATGTCGTCCGGAAAGATATTGCCCACCTTAAGGAAGAACTCGATCAGATGGCCAAGGTTCGCAAACTGAGCCCCGAACTCGAAGCGATTCGCGCCCAGTTGTCGGCGCGCAGCCAGGGAGGGGCCGTCTGA
- a CDS encoding HlyD family secretion protein, with protein sequence MEAILVGIYAFFVWLIFFKFKLLPWNTTSKVIVVTIPVVGLTWLILTLNVIAPSSADVRVIKYTVQVVPQVRGRVIAVPAEGNVHMKKGDVLFKLDPTPYEQTVRSFESQLASAIANAKNLGEQLKAATSKTEGIRAQLDLAQKRVAEFTELAKTEAGTKFDLEQALANVKQVKAELAAAEASERQVKEQIGAQVNGEQAQVAAIRAQLDNAKWELSQTTMYAPADGTVINNQLRVGSWVVPMPLQPAMVFVEDEQQILALYAQNELYNVEPGNEAEIALPTYPGEVIKAKVQSIVWAQGQGQIPMSGQIPQTGAQPLPPGRFAVKLELEEKHRDLFLAAGATGHGAIYTEHIKPVQLVRRVIVRVNSILNYLVLKLH encoded by the coding sequence ATGGAAGCGATCCTCGTAGGCATTTACGCCTTCTTCGTCTGGCTGATCTTTTTCAAGTTCAAGCTGCTGCCGTGGAACACCACCTCGAAGGTCATCGTTGTCACGATTCCGGTGGTGGGCCTGACTTGGTTGATCCTCACCCTTAACGTCATCGCGCCGTCGTCCGCCGATGTGCGCGTCATCAAGTACACCGTGCAAGTGGTACCGCAAGTGCGTGGCCGTGTCATCGCCGTGCCGGCCGAGGGCAACGTGCACATGAAGAAGGGCGACGTGCTGTTCAAGCTAGACCCGACGCCCTATGAGCAGACGGTCCGCTCCTTCGAGTCGCAACTTGCTTCGGCGATCGCGAATGCGAAGAACCTCGGCGAACAGCTGAAGGCTGCGACCAGCAAGACTGAAGGCATCCGTGCCCAACTCGATCTTGCGCAGAAGCGCGTCGCCGAGTTCACGGAACTGGCGAAAACCGAGGCGGGCACCAAGTTCGACCTTGAACAGGCGCTGGCTAACGTCAAGCAGGTCAAGGCCGAGTTGGCAGCCGCCGAGGCGAGTGAGCGTCAGGTCAAGGAGCAGATCGGTGCTCAGGTGAACGGCGAGCAAGCCCAGGTCGCTGCAATCCGCGCGCAACTCGACAACGCCAAGTGGGAGCTGTCACAGACCACGATGTATGCGCCGGCCGACGGTACCGTCATCAACAACCAGTTGCGCGTTGGCTCCTGGGTGGTGCCGATGCCGCTGCAGCCCGCGATGGTGTTTGTCGAGGACGAGCAGCAGATTCTCGCCCTCTACGCGCAGAACGAGCTCTACAACGTGGAGCCGGGTAACGAAGCCGAGATTGCCTTGCCGACTTATCCGGGCGAAGTGATCAAGGCCAAGGTGCAGTCGATCGTGTGGGCACAGGGCCAGGGGCAGATCCCGATGAGCGGCCAGATCCCGCAAACCGGTGCGCAGCCGCTGCCGCCGGGCCGTTTCGCGGTCAAGCTGGAACTTGAAGAGAAGCATCGCGATCTGTTCCTCGCCGCGGGCGCTACTGGGCACGGCGCGATCTACACCGAACATATCAAACCGGTGCAGCTGGTTCGCCGCGTGATCGTACGGGTGAATTCGATTCTGAATTACCTGGTCCTGAAGCTTCACTGA
- a CDS encoding efflux transporter outer membrane subunit — protein sequence MADFNLSRAAFAVALALVAGGCALQSPPKGADLRAQTLPNAPLPESWKAGAPSGQFEDGWLARFNDPQLIALVNEAIANNPDLKVAAARIEQASAIVTASGGSLWPSVMAYGRTGGKMSDGSGLTGGGLSVNWELDLWGRVRSQRAAATAQYDSTVADLAWARQSLAAGVARAWYLAIEAQQQRKLAEQSIAATQSLIKLEETRQRVGNTDGTAVSTAREALAARQDSLEQLKLAETQTQRALELLLGRYPAAELAVAGNMPAMPEAVPAGLPSQLLERRPDIISAERKVAASFYMVEEAKAARLPAIKLTAGVNSIDSSLFVLADRNNPVWSMGAGIVAPLFTGGALQAQVEAKTAEQKAAVAAYTAAGQRAFADVENALAANVTLQTRAKQLDARVLENRRQVELANHRLRVGSIDRRALINEELGLIAVQGEQLRVQSDARVQRVNLHLALGGDFAPSAPLAATTK from the coding sequence ATGGCTGATTTCAACCTAAGCCGCGCGGCGTTCGCCGTCGCGCTGGCGCTCGTAGCGGGCGGATGCGCGCTGCAGTCTCCGCCCAAAGGGGCGGATCTGCGCGCGCAGACCTTGCCGAACGCGCCGCTGCCCGAAAGCTGGAAGGCTGGCGCGCCCTCCGGACAATTCGAAGATGGCTGGCTGGCCCGCTTCAATGACCCGCAACTGATTGCACTGGTCAACGAGGCGATCGCCAACAACCCGGATCTGAAGGTCGCTGCGGCCCGCATCGAGCAGGCCAGTGCAATCGTTACGGCGTCCGGCGGCAGCCTCTGGCCCAGCGTGATGGCCTATGGCCGCACCGGCGGCAAGATGTCGGACGGCAGCGGCCTGACCGGCGGTGGTCTCAGCGTCAACTGGGAACTCGACCTGTGGGGGCGTGTGCGTTCGCAACGTGCTGCCGCTACCGCGCAGTACGACAGCACGGTTGCCGATCTGGCCTGGGCGCGTCAGTCGCTCGCGGCTGGTGTGGCGCGTGCCTGGTATCTCGCGATCGAGGCGCAGCAGCAACGCAAGCTGGCCGAGCAATCGATCGCCGCGACGCAAAGCCTGATCAAGCTGGAAGAGACCCGCCAGCGCGTCGGCAATACCGACGGCACTGCGGTGTCAACTGCACGCGAGGCCTTGGCGGCACGGCAGGATTCGCTCGAGCAGCTCAAGTTGGCGGAAACGCAGACCCAGCGCGCGCTGGAGCTCTTGCTGGGTCGCTATCCCGCGGCTGAGTTGGCGGTGGCGGGCAATATGCCTGCGATGCCCGAAGCGGTGCCGGCCGGTTTGCCGTCGCAGCTGCTGGAGCGCCGCCCGGACATCATCTCGGCCGAGCGCAAGGTCGCCGCGAGCTTCTACATGGTCGAAGAGGCCAAGGCTGCGCGGCTGCCGGCAATCAAGCTGACCGCAGGCGTCAACTCGATCGACAGCTCGCTGTTCGTTCTGGCCGACCGCAACAACCCGGTGTGGAGCATGGGGGCCGGCATTGTGGCGCCGCTGTTCACCGGCGGGGCATTGCAGGCGCAGGTCGAGGCGAAGACGGCCGAGCAGAAGGCCGCCGTAGCCGCTTACACCGCGGCCGGGCAACGTGCCTTCGCCGATGTCGAGAACGCGCTGGCTGCCAACGTGACCTTGCAGACGCGTGCCAAGCAGCTTGATGCCCGCGTGCTCGAAAACCGCCGCCAGGTGGAGCTTGCGAACCATCGGCTGCGTGTCGGGTCGATAGACCGTCGTGCGTTGATCAACGAAGAGCTTGGTCTGATCGCCGTGCAGGGCGAACAGCTGCGTGTGCAAAGTGATGCGCGCGTGCAGCGTGTGAATCTGCATCTGGCGCTCGGCGGCGATTTTGCGCCGTCGGCGCCGCTTGCGGCGACAACAAAGTAA
- the ppk2 gene encoding polyphosphate kinase 2, whose protein sequence is MSGNKKKHSAKKSEPAAPVSTEPMSAKAYDKELKRLHVELVKLQQWVVAKGLKVCIVFEGRDGAGKGGTIKAITERVSPRVFRVVALPAPTEREKTQMYIQRYIPHFPAAGEIVIFDRSWYNRAGVERVMGFAKPEQVKKFLDVVPMVEKAMVESGIILLKYWLEVSPEEQERRLSDRIDDGRKVWKLSPMDVKSFDKWDDYTVARDEMFEKTDSSWAPWFVARSEDKKKVRLNVISHLLAHVPYEEIPAEKVKLPKRKIGRVKATDYPFKYVPEKY, encoded by the coding sequence ATGTCCGGCAACAAGAAGAAGCATTCCGCCAAGAAGTCCGAACCGGCCGCGCCGGTTTCGACTGAACCGATGAGCGCCAAGGCTTACGACAAGGAGCTCAAGCGCCTGCATGTCGAGCTGGTCAAGCTGCAGCAGTGGGTGGTGGCGAAGGGGCTGAAGGTCTGCATTGTCTTCGAGGGGCGTGATGGTGCCGGCAAGGGCGGCACCATCAAGGCGATCACCGAGCGCGTCAGCCCGCGCGTGTTCCGCGTTGTGGCACTGCCAGCGCCGACCGAGCGCGAAAAGACCCAGATGTACATCCAGCGCTATATCCCGCACTTTCCGGCGGCCGGCGAGATCGTGATCTTCGACCGCAGCTGGTACAACCGCGCCGGGGTCGAGCGGGTGATGGGTTTTGCGAAGCCGGAACAGGTGAAGAAGTTTCTCGATGTGGTGCCGATGGTCGAGAAGGCCATGGTCGAATCCGGCATCATCCTGCTCAAGTACTGGCTGGAAGTCAGCCCCGAGGAGCAGGAGCGCCGCCTGAGCGACCGCATCGACGACGGCCGCAAGGTCTGGAAGCTTTCGCCGATGGATGTGAAGTCCTTCGATAAGTGGGACGACTACACCGTGGCCCGCGACGAGATGTTCGAGAAGACCGATTCGTCCTGGGCGCCGTGGTTTGTCGCGCGTTCTGAGGACAAGAAGAAAGTGCGCCTCAACGTGATCAGCCACCTGCTCGCGCATGTGCCTTACGAAGAGATTCCGGCAGAGAAGGTCAAGCTGCCCAAGCGCAAGATCGGCCGCGTGAAGGCGACCGACTATCCGTTCAAGTACGTGCCGGAAAAGTACTGA
- a CDS encoding SulP family inorganic anion transporter, producing the protein MSHGAATPSTANAASGGPGLKFDVIAGLTAAAVVLPKAMAYATVAGLPVAVGLYTALVPMVIYALLGTSRVLSVSSTTTLAILAGTELALAVPDGDPTKLIAAAATLTALVGVLLMLASALRLGFVANFISTPVLTGFKAGIGLVIVLDQVPKLLGLHITKQNFFHDLVTVVQHLPDASMMTALVAAATLAVLIGMEKLWPHSPAPLVAVGGGIAASWLLGLNAMGVSIVGLIPQGFPSLTLPDVSLVAQLIPGAAGIALMSFTESIAAGRAFARNDEPRINANRELIATGAANLGGAFLGAMPAGGGTSQTAVVRSAGAQSQKASLVTAGAALATMLLLAPMLGLLPNATLAAVVIVYSVGLIRPKEFMAIRKIRNMEFRWACAAMLGVLLFGTLNGILIAIIISLVGLASQTARPHVYALGRKPGTDVLRPLSPEHPEDERFEGLLVARPEGRIFFLNATVVGDRLNELAAEHKPKVIVLDMSRVPDIEYSALQMLADGDKRVAERGITLWLAGLNPDALAMVQHSGLADRLGRDRMIFNAQTAIERYIAQNKKPA; encoded by the coding sequence ATGTCCCACGGAGCGGCCACACCTTCCACCGCCAATGCAGCATCCGGCGGCCCAGGCTTGAAATTCGACGTGATCGCCGGCCTCACTGCGGCCGCGGTCGTACTTCCGAAGGCGATGGCCTACGCCACGGTGGCGGGCCTTCCCGTCGCGGTCGGCCTGTACACAGCCCTCGTCCCGATGGTGATCTATGCGCTGCTTGGCACCTCGCGGGTGCTTAGCGTCAGCTCCACCACGACCCTCGCAATCCTCGCCGGTACCGAACTGGCGCTGGCCGTGCCGGACGGTGATCCGACGAAACTGATCGCGGCGGCGGCCACGCTGACGGCGCTCGTCGGCGTCCTGCTGATGCTCGCGTCCGCGTTGCGGCTGGGCTTTGTCGCGAACTTCATTTCCACGCCGGTCCTGACTGGCTTCAAGGCCGGCATCGGGCTGGTGATCGTGCTCGATCAGGTTCCCAAGCTGCTTGGCCTGCACATCACGAAGCAGAACTTCTTCCACGATCTGGTCACCGTCGTACAGCACCTGCCGGACGCGTCGATGATGACCGCGTTGGTCGCAGCGGCAACGCTCGCTGTATTGATCGGCATGGAGAAACTCTGGCCACATTCGCCGGCGCCGCTGGTCGCCGTCGGCGGCGGGATCGCGGCATCCTGGCTGCTGGGTTTGAACGCGATGGGTGTGTCGATCGTCGGCTTGATCCCGCAAGGCTTCCCGTCGCTGACCCTGCCGGATGTCAGCCTGGTGGCGCAGTTGATTCCTGGTGCAGCCGGTATTGCGCTGATGAGCTTCACCGAGAGCATCGCAGCCGGGCGCGCCTTTGCGCGTAACGACGAACCCCGCATCAACGCCAACCGTGAGCTGATCGCGACCGGCGCGGCCAACCTCGGCGGCGCCTTCCTCGGCGCAATGCCGGCCGGTGGCGGCACGTCGCAAACGGCGGTCGTTCGCTCCGCGGGTGCGCAATCGCAGAAGGCCTCGCTGGTGACCGCCGGCGCTGCACTCGCGACAATGCTGCTGCTCGCGCCAATGCTGGGCCTGCTGCCGAACGCGACGCTGGCGGCGGTCGTGATCGTGTATTCGGTCGGCTTGATCCGGCCGAAGGAATTCATGGCGATCCGCAAGATCCGCAACATGGAATTCCGCTGGGCCTGCGCGGCGATGCTTGGCGTACTGCTGTTCGGCACGCTCAACGGGATCCTGATCGCGATCATCATTTCGCTGGTGGGCCTCGCCAGCCAGACCGCACGCCCGCACGTCTATGCGCTCGGTCGCAAGCCCGGCACCGACGTGTTGCGCCCGCTATCTCCCGAGCATCCGGAGGATGAACGCTTCGAAGGTCTGCTGGTCGCACGCCCCGAAGGCCGCATCTTCTTCCTCAATGCGACGGTCGTCGGGGATCGGCTCAACGAACTGGCCGCAGAACACAAACCTAAGGTCATCGTGCTGGATATGAGCCGCGTGCCAGACATCGAGTACTCGGCACTGCAGATGCTCGCCGATGGCGACAAACGCGTCGCCGAACGCGGCATCACCCTCTGGCTGGCGGGGCTGAACCCCGACGCGCTGGCGATGGTGCAACACTCCGGCCTGGCCGATCGGCTCGGGCGCGATCGCATGATCTTCAACGCACAGACCGCAATCGAGCGTTACATCGCACAAAACAAGAAACCCGCCTGA
- a CDS encoding DUF4442 domain-containing protein, which yields MKATTFRRLINLWPPFFFAGIRAKRISDDFREADVALQLHWYNRNYVGSHFGGNLFSMTDPWFMLMLLQVLGPKYLVWDRAATIEFVTPGRGTVTARFRLDDAQIADVIDKTANGDKYLPTFHVDILDAQGQLVAKVTKTVYIRLKSAHRPAAG from the coding sequence ATGAAAGCCACCACCTTCCGACGCCTGATCAACCTGTGGCCACCGTTCTTCTTTGCCGGCATCCGGGCAAAGCGGATCTCAGACGACTTCCGCGAAGCCGACGTCGCACTCCAGCTGCATTGGTACAACCGCAACTACGTCGGCAGCCATTTCGGTGGCAACCTGTTTTCGATGACCGATCCGTGGTTCATGCTGATGCTCCTGCAGGTACTCGGCCCCAAGTACCTGGTGTGGGATCGTGCCGCAACGATCGAGTTCGTCACGCCGGGGCGCGGCACCGTCACCGCGCGCTTTCGCCTCGACGACGCGCAGATCGCCGATGTGATCGACAAGACAGCCAACGGCGACAAGTACCTGCCCACTTTTCATGTCGACATCCTCGACGCCCAAGGGCAGCTCGTGGCCAAGGTCACCAAGACCGTCTACATCCGCCTGAAATCGGCCCATCGCCCCGCCGCAGGCTGA
- a CDS encoding heavy metal translocating P-type ATPase, which yields MNTTITPVSKELDLPISGMTCASCVARVERALQAVPGVQSVSVNLATERARVTSAAVLDTAVLREAVQKTGFEVPLAELDLGIKGMTCASCVARVEKGLKRVPGVLDAAVNLATESARIRTLPGVGVEAVAAAIEAAGFEAVLPQADATPEAERAPAVDRDGIRVVLAALLSLPLVVPMLGELVGRHWMLPGWLQLVLATPVQFWLGARFYRAGWHALRAGAGNMDLLVALGTSAAFGLSVWQWFAGGMHLYFEASAVVITLVLLGKWLEGRAKRQTAAAIRALQALRPDTARVLRDGREQMLPLAQLRLGDQVVVLPGERVAVDGEILEGISQFDESLITGESLPVAREPGEPVIGGAINGEGRVVVRTTALGAESTLARIIRLVESAQAAKAPIQRQVDKVSAVFVPVVLVIALITFVGWWLATGDVSNAVINAVAVMVIACPCALGLATPAAIMAGTGVAAKHGILIKDAEALEIAHSVGVVAFDKTGTLTEGRPTLAAIAAVGKDSALLADAAALQAGSAHPLAQAVLDAAKALAIAVPAASDLRALPGRGVSGVLNGVTLQLGNTRLRDELGLDAGPFAARADELAAAGRTVSWLMAIPAGGAPELRGLLAFGDRVKPQAIVAVRELRAMGVKSVMITGDNAGAAQAVAAELGIDEVLANVLPGDKAARVAALKAGGVRVAMVGDGINDAPALAAADVGIAMATGTEVAMHAAGITLMRGDPALIADALDISRRTWRKIQQNLFWAFAYNVVGIPLAAAGMLSPVIAGAAMAFSSVSVITNALLLTRWRPVPSSRQR from the coding sequence ATGAACACAACGATCACCCCGGTTTCGAAGGAGCTTGACCTGCCGATCAGCGGCATGACCTGCGCTTCCTGTGTTGCGCGCGTCGAGCGTGCGTTGCAGGCCGTGCCCGGCGTGCAGTCGGTGAGCGTCAATCTGGCCACCGAGCGCGCCCGTGTCACGAGTGCGGCCGTGCTCGACACCGCAGTGCTGCGCGAGGCGGTGCAAAAGACTGGCTTTGAGGTGCCGCTCGCCGAGCTAGACCTCGGTATCAAGGGAATGACCTGCGCCTCGTGCGTCGCACGGGTCGAGAAGGGCCTCAAGCGGGTGCCGGGGGTGCTGGATGCGGCGGTGAATCTGGCGACGGAGTCTGCGCGCATCCGCACGTTGCCCGGCGTTGGTGTCGAGGCGGTTGCCGCGGCGATCGAGGCGGCGGGTTTTGAAGCAGTGCTGCCGCAAGCGGACGCGACCCCCGAGGCCGAGCGGGCCCCTGCCGTCGACCGCGACGGCATCCGCGTGGTGCTGGCCGCGTTGCTGTCGCTGCCGCTCGTGGTGCCGATGCTAGGCGAACTCGTCGGCCGCCACTGGATGTTGCCAGGCTGGCTGCAACTTGTTCTCGCAACGCCGGTGCAGTTCTGGCTCGGGGCGCGCTTCTACCGCGCCGGCTGGCATGCGCTGCGCGCGGGTGCCGGCAACATGGATCTGCTGGTTGCGCTTGGTACGTCGGCTGCGTTCGGCTTGTCGGTGTGGCAGTGGTTCGCTGGCGGCATGCATCTCTACTTCGAGGCGTCCGCGGTGGTGATTACGCTGGTGCTGCTGGGCAAGTGGCTGGAGGGGCGCGCGAAGCGGCAAACCGCGGCCGCGATCCGCGCCTTGCAGGCCCTGCGCCCGGACACCGCACGCGTGTTGCGTGACGGCCGTGAGCAGATGCTGCCCTTGGCGCAACTGCGCCTCGGCGACCAGGTGGTTGTGCTGCCGGGCGAGCGTGTCGCTGTGGATGGCGAAATCCTTGAAGGCATCAGCCAGTTCGACGAATCGCTGATCACCGGCGAGAGTCTGCCGGTGGCGCGCGAACCGGGCGAACCGGTGATCGGCGGCGCGATCAACGGTGAGGGCAGGGTGGTGGTGCGCACCACCGCGCTGGGGGCCGAGAGCACGCTGGCCCGCATCATCCGCCTTGTCGAAAGCGCGCAGGCAGCCAAGGCGCCGATCCAACGCCAGGTCGACAAGGTCAGCGCGGTATTCGTGCCGGTGGTGCTGGTGATCGCGCTCATCACATTCGTGGGCTGGTGGCTTGCGACCGGCGATGTGAGCAACGCGGTGATCAACGCGGTTGCGGTGATGGTGATTGCATGCCCGTGCGCACTCGGCCTCGCCACGCCGGCTGCGATCATGGCCGGCACCGGTGTCGCGGCCAAGCACGGCATCCTGATCAAGGATGCCGAGGCGCTCGAAATCGCGCACAGCGTTGGTGTGGTCGCCTTCGACAAGACCGGCACGCTTACCGAAGGCCGCCCGACCCTGGCGGCGATCGCCGCGGTGGGCAAGGACTCGGCGCTCCTCGCAGACGCCGCCGCCCTGCAGGCTGGCAGCGCGCACCCGCTGGCGCAGGCGGTGCTCGATGCGGCCAAGGCGCTCGCGATTGCGGTGCCGGCCGCCAGCGATTTGCGCGCCCTGCCAGGCCGCGGCGTGAGCGGTGTTCTGAACGGTGTCACGCTGCAGTTGGGTAACACCCGTCTGCGCGACGAACTCGGGCTTGATGCGGGCCCGTTTGCAGCGCGCGCCGACGAGCTCGCGGCAGCGGGGCGCACCGTGTCATGGCTGATGGCGATACCGGCAGGCGGCGCGCCCGAGTTGCGCGGGCTGCTCGCGTTCGGCGACCGCGTCAAGCCGCAGGCCATCGTTGCAGTGCGTGAGTTGCGGGCGATGGGCGTCAAGAGCGTGATGATTACCGGTGACAACGCAGGTGCCGCGCAAGCGGTGGCGGCCGAGCTGGGCATCGACGAGGTGCTCGCCAACGTCTTGCCGGGCGACAAGGCTGCGCGTGTCGCCGCGCTCAAGGCCGGCGGTGTGCGGGTTGCGATGGTGGGCGACGGCATCAACGACGCTCCGGCGCTCGCTGCCGCCGATGTCGGCATCGCAATGGCGACCGGCACCGAGGTGGCGATGCATGCGGCGGGCATCACGCTGATGCGCGGTGACCCGGCACTGATTGCCGACGCCCTCGATATCTCCCGGCGCACCTGGCGCAAGATCCAGCAGAACCTGTTCTGGGCATTCGCCTACAACGTCGTCGGTATTCCGCTCGCGGCCGCAGGCATGTTGTCGCCGGTCATCGCGGGTGCGGCGATGGCGTTCTCGAGTGTCAGCGTGATCACCAACGCGCTGCTGCTCACACGCTGGCGGCCGGTGCCGAGCAGCCGGCAGCGTTGA
- the cueR gene encoding Cu(I)-responsive transcriptional regulator gives MNIGAAAKASGLSAKMIRHYESIGLLPPGVRGDNGYRRYSARDLDTLRFVRHARELGFPLETIRHLLSLWQDQHRSSADVKTLALAQVAELDRRIADLTRMRDAIAALAMRCHGDERPECPILEELRDGSGAAHCCSAG, from the coding sequence ATGAACATCGGTGCTGCCGCCAAGGCATCCGGCCTCTCGGCCAAGATGATCCGCCACTACGAATCGATCGGACTGTTGCCGCCCGGTGTGCGTGGCGACAATGGCTATCGGCGCTATTCGGCGCGCGATCTCGACACCCTTCGTTTCGTGCGCCATGCCCGTGAGCTGGGATTTCCGCTTGAGACGATCCGGCACTTGCTGTCGCTGTGGCAGGACCAGCATCGCAGCAGTGCGGACGTGAAAACGCTGGCCCTGGCGCAAGTGGCGGAGCTCGATCGCCGCATCGCGGATCTCACGCGCATGCGCGACGCCATCGCCGCGCTCGCCATGCGCTGCCACGGCGACGAGCGGCCCGAGTGCCCGATCCTGGAAGAGTTGCGCGACGGATCCGGCGCGGCACACTGCTGCAGCGCTGGGTAG